In Armatimonadota bacterium, the following proteins share a genomic window:
- the cas3 gene encoding CRISPR-associated helicase Cas3': protein MLWAKSKPYHPLWKHLLDAAAVSLCLANPLSKWGWTPEQVALIVGLHDIGKADAGFQHQVAELSGGLTQAGFPATADVRCRHEKLSAKFVRSNLKESGCSERDADTIGRAILAHHGYWEEVGVGAPYKDAQHELYQLLKGTLGLNELHLPVIEGDGHSAFGTRLAGHIVLCDWIASNEQFYLDDQLKEIDNPVEYLMKAREVAAAWVLQLDLVRKQEDGKPSDVVGTPRPLQKALVDSDIPPSLVIIEAPMGEGKTEAAWILAEKWRKYGYHGVFMALPTMATSDSLFRRYKDDYLKNLGRDEGTHLIHGMAWLRDDVEPENPPNVGEPGDDRSLAAAWFRPTRRAILAAHGVGTVDQAMLAGMHVKFGFLRLFGLADRVLVIDEVHAYDAYMSAIICRLLQWCACLKIPVVLLSATLSTKQRNAMIKAYGAMGGGIWPEAPYPLITIAQPGESVKTIEPRASSLRTLNFVTHSGQLNDAKATATLAKSLVQSGGCCCVILNTVKQAQAVYAALDTEVPKLLFHARFTAEDRERIASKVIQLFGKERSNRPEKFILVATQVVEQSLDVDFDHMISEIAPMDLLLQRSGRLHRHRMRKDEPLLHVLTPSPDLQDFGGTGYVYAEKPLLRTVAILSGTCQAELPRDFRQLVERTYGSEIWDCPYTDWPEVQRADLAWDKETAMEEADGATATLKEPSRRFFRPIDNTPAGDDSDDGNGWRARTRLGASDRTTILASLDELPRLEAGKLRVCEVKEAYRRAVKTARYLPLHSPCDGHGGAVEGNERMRGVLLLPLDATGVWKGSDKNGNVYCVSYDAELGLLAGRER, encoded by the coding sequence TTGCTCTGGGCCAAGAGCAAGCCATACCATCCGCTTTGGAAACACCTCCTAGATGCGGCGGCGGTGAGCCTGTGCCTTGCTAATCCATTGTCAAAATGGGGGTGGACTCCAGAGCAGGTGGCTTTGATCGTGGGCCTGCATGATATTGGCAAGGCGGACGCTGGTTTCCAACACCAGGTCGCCGAACTGTCGGGGGGATTAACACAAGCAGGTTTCCCAGCCACGGCTGACGTTCGCTGCCGACACGAGAAGTTGTCGGCAAAGTTTGTCCGCTCCAATTTGAAGGAATCGGGGTGCTCTGAGCGAGATGCTGATACGATCGGGCGGGCCATCCTCGCCCACCACGGCTATTGGGAAGAGGTGGGAGTCGGAGCGCCGTATAAGGATGCTCAACACGAGCTGTATCAGCTGCTGAAGGGCACCCTCGGTCTCAATGAGCTCCACTTGCCAGTGATCGAAGGAGATGGCCATAGCGCTTTCGGCACGCGTCTCGCCGGGCACATTGTCCTCTGCGACTGGATCGCGAGCAATGAGCAGTTCTACTTAGACGACCAACTCAAGGAGATTGACAACCCTGTTGAATATCTTATGAAAGCCAGAGAGGTAGCTGCAGCTTGGGTCCTGCAATTGGACTTGGTCCGCAAGCAGGAAGATGGAAAGCCTTCCGACGTTGTGGGTACACCACGCCCCCTCCAGAAAGCACTGGTTGATTCGGATATTCCACCCAGCCTCGTCATCATTGAAGCGCCCATGGGGGAAGGCAAGACCGAAGCCGCTTGGATCTTAGCGGAGAAGTGGCGAAAGTACGGTTACCATGGTGTTTTCATGGCACTGCCGACGATGGCCACCAGCGACTCTCTCTTTAGGCGATACAAAGACGACTATCTCAAGAACCTTGGCCGTGACGAAGGCACGCACCTCATCCACGGGATGGCGTGGTTACGTGACGATGTCGAGCCTGAGAACCCTCCCAACGTCGGGGAACCGGGCGATGATCGCTCTCTTGCGGCAGCTTGGTTCCGACCTACACGAAGGGCCATACTTGCCGCGCACGGCGTAGGTACGGTAGATCAGGCGATGCTGGCGGGAATGCACGTCAAGTTCGGCTTCCTCAGGCTGTTCGGGTTGGCCGACCGGGTGTTGGTCATCGACGAAGTTCATGCCTACGACGCATACATGAGCGCGATCATCTGTCGCCTTTTGCAGTGGTGCGCCTGTCTCAAGATCCCGGTTGTGCTGCTTTCCGCAACGCTTTCGACAAAGCAACGTAATGCGATGATCAAAGCTTATGGCGCGATGGGCGGAGGTATCTGGCCGGAGGCTCCGTATCCGCTCATTACCATTGCGCAGCCCGGCGAAAGCGTGAAGACGATTGAGCCGCGGGCTTCGTCGTTGCGCACGCTCAATTTTGTGACGCACTCTGGCCAGCTGAATGATGCAAAGGCAACGGCCACTTTGGCGAAGTCGCTGGTTCAAAGCGGCGGCTGTTGTTGCGTGATTCTCAACACGGTCAAGCAAGCGCAGGCGGTGTACGCGGCCCTCGATACCGAGGTTCCCAAACTCCTGTTTCACGCTCGGTTCACTGCCGAGGATCGGGAGAGGATTGCCAGCAAAGTCATCCAGCTCTTTGGGAAGGAAAGGAGCAACCGCCCTGAAAAGTTCATCCTCGTGGCTACACAGGTGGTTGAGCAAAGCCTCGACGTGGACTTCGACCATATGATCTCCGAAATCGCACCGATGGATCTTTTGCTACAAAGGAGTGGGCGGTTACATCGACATCGAATGAGGAAGGATGAACCGCTTCTCCACGTTCTGACCCCTTCCCCCGACTTGCAAGACTTCGGGGGTACGGGTTATGTATACGCTGAGAAGCCGCTCTTGAGAACTGTCGCGATCCTCTCGGGAACTTGTCAAGCGGAACTTCCAAGGGACTTTCGGCAACTAGTGGAACGAACCTACGGCAGCGAAATATGGGACTGTCCATATACAGACTGGCCCGAGGTGCAACGTGCGGATCTTGCTTGGGACAAAGAAACGGCGATGGAAGAAGCTGATGGTGCAACGGCAACCCTGAAAGAACCAAGCCGCAGATTTTTTCGCCCCATTGACAACACGCCCGCCGGGGATGATAGCGACGATGGAAATGGCTGGCGAGCCAGGACACGCCTTGGCGCGAGCGACCGAACAACCATCCTCGCAAGCCTGGATGAGTTGCCCCGCTTGGAGGCTGGTAAGTTGCGTGTCTGCGAAGTTAAGGAGGCTTACCGAAGGGCAGTGAAAACTGCTCGATATCTGCCCCTCCATTCTCCGTGCGATGGACATGGTGGAGCGGTGGAGGGAAATGAACGAATGAGAGGTGTTCTCTTGCTTCCCCTGGACGCTACCGGAGTCTGGAAGGGCAGCGACAAGAATGGCAACGTTTATTGCGTCTCCTATGACGCGGAACTTGGCCTATTGGCCGGAAGGGAGAGATGA
- a CDS encoding RHS repeat protein, translating into MHWYSTPTTYPYDDNGNLVKIDGRIDGGADFGVVTMAYDKENRLAGIVDHNGQRTTYTYSGDGLKRSEVTGSGQTTIVWDGSEYLQGRD; encoded by the coding sequence ATGCACTGGTATTCGACCCCGACGACATACCCCTACGACGACAACGGGAACCTCGTGAAGATAGACGGGCGCATCGACGGGGGCGCAGACTTCGGGGTGGTGACCATGGCTTACGACAAGGAGAACAGATTGGCGGGCATAGTGGACCACAACGGGCAGAGGACAACGTACACTTACTCAGGCGATGGTCTGAAGCGGAGCGAGGTCACCGGTTCCGGGCAGACAACAATCGTTTGGGATGGCAGCGAATACCTGCAAGGGCGAGACTAA
- the cas5e gene encoding type I-E CRISPR-associated protein Cas5/CasD, producing MILWLEGPMQSWGTRSRWDVRDTRPEPTKSGVVGLIGCALGLERGNQRLESLDRSIRFGVRIDRPGIISTDYHTVTGYHRTAAGGFKHSGGVAKTLQSARTHGPATIVSPRSYLHDAAFLVALAVEGELAAHLKQALRAPRWPLFLGRKSCPPIRPILEDCAECAYASIADAVKSHPRHPKSAEGLLEAYIEDETGNLERQDALRINRLRFYDFRNCRHLEVDPPCFSPA from the coding sequence TTGATTCTTTGGCTTGAGGGACCGATGCAGTCATGGGGAACGCGCTCTCGATGGGACGTCCGCGATACGCGGCCGGAACCCACCAAGTCCGGAGTCGTTGGCCTTATTGGCTGCGCCCTCGGGCTTGAGCGGGGCAACCAAAGACTTGAGAGCCTTGACCGTAGCATTCGCTTCGGCGTCCGGATCGACCGGCCCGGGATCATCTCAACGGACTATCACACCGTGACGGGATACCATCGGACTGCGGCTGGAGGCTTCAAGCACAGTGGCGGCGTTGCGAAGACCCTTCAATCAGCGCGAACCCATGGGCCAGCTACGATCGTCTCGCCTCGAAGCTATCTTCATGACGCTGCCTTCTTGGTGGCCTTAGCTGTGGAAGGGGAACTTGCGGCACACTTGAAGCAAGCCCTTCGCGCCCCGCGGTGGCCGCTATTCCTTGGTCGCAAGAGCTGCCCTCCAATACGTCCCATCCTTGAAGATTGTGCTGAATGCGCCTACGCAAGCATCGCAGATGCGGTGAAGAGCCATCCTCGTCATCCGAAGTCCGCCGAGGGGCTACTCGAAGCCTATATCGAGGATGAAACAGGGAATCTTGAGCGCCAAGACGCACTGCGCATCAATCGGCTTCGATTCTACGACTTCCGAAACTGCCGACACCTGGAGGTGGATCCCCCATGTTTCTCTCCCGCCTGA
- the casB gene encoding type I-E CRISPR-associated protein Cse2/CasB: protein MKTEEKTREQAFIERVEQLDPGELAELRRGCGKRDPVEGRCPWLHAIIHGVAPEPVAFLVASLLAQYSTATIRAKGHRLEGNFGVTWRRAIAGTESESIKRRFHILLDADYDPCTGDGDLPYRLRQMVKYAASKGVGVDWPQLLVDLKFWSHPEKHSQKRWARDFFAD from the coding sequence ATGAAAACCGAAGAGAAGACACGCGAGCAAGCGTTTATCGAGCGGGTCGAGCAACTCGATCCCGGAGAATTGGCGGAATTGCGCCGAGGATGCGGGAAACGCGACCCCGTGGAAGGTCGGTGCCCATGGCTTCACGCCATTATCCACGGAGTTGCCCCGGAGCCGGTCGCCTTTCTGGTTGCGAGCTTGCTGGCCCAATACTCCACCGCGACTATCCGTGCCAAAGGGCATCGCCTTGAAGGCAACTTCGGAGTCACGTGGAGAAGGGCAATTGCCGGAACAGAGAGCGAATCGATCAAACGGCGGTTCCACATCCTCCTCGACGCCGACTACGACCCATGTACCGGCGACGGTGACCTACCCTATCGCCTAAGGCAGATGGTCAAGTACGCCGCCTCCAAGGGGGTCGGCGTCGATTGGCCCCAACTCTTGGTTGATCTCAAATTCTGGAGCCACCCCGAGAAGCACTCACAAAAAAGGTGGGCACGAGACTTTTTCGCCGACTAG
- the casA gene encoding type I-E CRISPR-associated protein Cse1/CasA, translating into MNRPTFNVLAEPWIPVIRLDGKRENLGILPCLGQAHEIREIRDPSPIIEFGLYRLLVAFVLDALVMADKRPEDPIDLNELIAAGKFDCDLLGRYANDCGEVFDLFHPDRPFMQSGEASGEEKSVFDPYPLLPTGANVTHFAHGDQDQHGLSNDEAARLLVAISPFNVKVKTGSPRTIVGDPPLYSLPIGHSLFESVVLNLPMPSNQFTDQDERNIGPIWRTPLCAEPIRTTPTQSFTWPCRFVRLVPSDERIQQMHNVKGLKSLRTWVDPSCAVFFGDDKVRHYRLEERLPLWVDAGPLGVMGKGTSRDSRNWKFVRPEVVSTALETLKAPICVIRYYGWRTDQAKVYEWQRSVLHIPVKLALHVRLAAVLMEELGKANSSSGALRDGLRALYPRGAKGKKDPLGCTTSRCERMFWLRLEREFGPLMSRLAELPENAPDTPSMIEGARNPWREAIRKIAEEQFESAAKDMDADSDALERHVRARAMLTKDLRKILE; encoded by the coding sequence ATGAACCGACCCACGTTTAACGTTCTTGCGGAGCCGTGGATTCCCGTCATTCGACTAGACGGGAAGAGGGAAAATCTCGGGATTCTTCCATGCCTCGGGCAAGCCCATGAGATTCGAGAGATTCGCGACCCCTCCCCGATCATCGAATTCGGACTCTACCGGTTGCTTGTTGCGTTCGTATTGGACGCGCTGGTGATGGCGGACAAAAGACCTGAGGATCCAATTGATTTGAACGAGTTAATCGCGGCTGGCAAGTTCGACTGTGACTTGCTGGGTAGGTACGCGAACGACTGTGGCGAAGTGTTCGACCTGTTTCACCCGGATCGGCCGTTCATGCAATCCGGTGAAGCGTCGGGCGAGGAGAAGTCGGTCTTCGATCCGTACCCTCTTCTGCCGACGGGTGCTAATGTCACTCACTTTGCACACGGAGACCAAGACCAACATGGGCTTTCAAACGACGAGGCAGCACGACTTCTTGTGGCAATAAGCCCGTTTAATGTCAAGGTCAAGACCGGGAGCCCGCGAACAATCGTCGGTGACCCACCACTTTACTCTCTGCCCATTGGCCACAGCCTCTTTGAGAGCGTTGTGCTGAACCTTCCAATGCCCAGCAATCAGTTTACAGATCAGGATGAGCGTAACATTGGCCCTATCTGGCGAACGCCATTATGCGCCGAGCCCATAAGAACGACTCCAACTCAATCGTTTACTTGGCCATGTAGATTTGTTAGGTTGGTACCTAGCGACGAACGTATACAGCAGATGCACAACGTAAAGGGCTTAAAGAGTCTTCGTACATGGGTTGACCCTTCGTGCGCAGTTTTTTTCGGAGACGACAAGGTTCGACACTATCGCCTTGAGGAACGATTACCTCTGTGGGTTGATGCTGGCCCCCTTGGAGTCATGGGGAAGGGTACTTCTCGAGATTCCCGGAATTGGAAGTTCGTACGTCCTGAAGTTGTTTCAACCGCCCTAGAGACCCTTAAAGCACCAATTTGCGTCATCCGCTACTATGGCTGGCGCACTGACCAGGCTAAGGTCTACGAGTGGCAACGATCCGTACTGCATATTCCAGTCAAACTTGCGTTGCATGTTCGCCTCGCTGCGGTTTTGATGGAGGAATTGGGAAAGGCGAATTCTAGTTCGGGAGCATTACGAGACGGGCTAAGAGCCCTTTACCCTCGGGGGGCCAAGGGCAAAAAAGACCCGCTAGGTTGCACGACAAGCCGCTGTGAACGCATGTTCTGGCTGCGTCTGGAAAGAGAATTTGGCCCATTAATGTCGCGGTTAGCCGAGTTGCCCGAAAACGCACCGGATACCCCGAGCATGATCGAAGGTGCCCGCAACCCCTGGCGAGAGGCCATCCGGAAGATTGCTGAGGAACAGTTCGAGTCGGCCGCAAAGGACATGGACGCCGACTCCGACGCCCTTGAACGCCACGTCCGCGCTCGAGCCATGCTGACCAAAGACCTTAGGAAGATCCTAGAATGA
- the cas6e gene encoding type I-E CRISPR-associated protein Cas6/Cse3/CasE, with the protein MFLSRLILNAKHPRVRSEVDHPYELHRTICKAFDNPDEARILFRADTERPGEVHVLVQSLVAPDWGCLDGEKLYVKSADDPKPVELAGLQHGMPLRFRLRCRPSMRIAEAGHPEEGKRKSLKNREEIFAWLQRKADESGFDVPNVAFDRVYWYESKSGKDQKPLGAVQFDGVLIVTDPERLREAVRKGIGPQKAYGFGLLSLAPAK; encoded by the coding sequence ATGTTTCTCTCCCGCCTGATTCTGAATGCCAAGCACCCGCGAGTCCGGAGCGAGGTCGATCACCCGTACGAGCTCCACCGCACCATCTGCAAGGCGTTCGACAACCCGGACGAGGCCCGTATCCTATTCCGGGCCGACACGGAGCGTCCCGGAGAGGTGCACGTGCTCGTCCAGAGCCTCGTCGCGCCCGACTGGGGCTGCTTGGACGGTGAAAAGCTCTACGTGAAAAGCGCGGACGACCCAAAGCCAGTTGAACTTGCCGGACTCCAACACGGTATGCCCCTGCGATTCCGCCTCCGGTGCCGACCGAGCATGCGGATAGCCGAAGCCGGGCATCCCGAGGAAGGAAAGCGCAAGTCGCTCAAGAATCGCGAGGAGATCTTTGCATGGCTTCAACGAAAGGCAGACGAGAGCGGCTTCGACGTCCCAAACGTCGCCTTCGACCGCGTCTATTGGTATGAGTCCAAAAGCGGCAAGGACCAGAAGCCGCTGGGGGCCGTCCAGTTCGATGGCGTCCTAATCGTCACCGATCCCGAGAGATTGCGCGAAGCAGTTCGAAAAGGCATCGGGCCGCAGAAGGCATATGGATTCGGTCTGCTTAGCCTGGCACCGGCGAAGTAG
- the cas7e gene encoding type I-E CRISPR-associated protein Cas7/Cse4/CasC: MLIEIHILQNHAPSNLNRDDTGSPKEAVFGGFKRARISSQCIKRSIRRSEVFATILGESLATRTRSLPELVRSKLKALGLSDDLAAIGAKKASGFGTEKGTETKPNDSGHFRTAQTMFLSEQDVDAVAQVIADEALKAKDVPSFEKVASKDLQNEAEDKGFRPVTVDLALFGRMVTSEAFVNVEASSQFAHAISTHKVDHEFDYFTAVDDLERTADDRAGAGADMIGDVEFNSACYYKYFNVHVEGLIENLTGEAFKRPATDEDRRNARETAAKATKALIEAACRVTPSGKQNSFAAHQPPSLVWIEVRDQNLPVSYANAFSVPVDPKKDIGLEGNSATKLKEEAETLAKMYGLEARNRWLLAKRGELDILGTRSAESLKVILDELETVVRSG, translated from the coding sequence ATGCTGATTGAAATCCACATTCTGCAGAACCATGCCCCCAGCAATCTCAACCGCGACGACACAGGGAGTCCAAAGGAAGCCGTGTTCGGTGGCTTTAAGCGAGCACGCATCTCGAGCCAGTGCATCAAACGCTCGATCCGGAGATCCGAGGTTTTCGCGACGATCCTCGGGGAGAGCCTGGCTACAAGAACGCGGAGCCTCCCTGAACTGGTCCGCAGCAAGCTAAAGGCATTGGGGCTCTCGGACGATCTAGCCGCGATCGGAGCGAAGAAAGCGAGCGGCTTTGGCACCGAAAAAGGAACAGAAACCAAGCCCAACGACAGCGGGCATTTCCGCACGGCTCAAACGATGTTTCTGAGTGAGCAAGACGTCGATGCGGTCGCCCAAGTTATTGCCGATGAAGCTTTGAAGGCTAAGGATGTGCCGTCATTCGAAAAAGTTGCCTCGAAAGACTTGCAGAACGAGGCGGAAGACAAGGGATTTCGACCCGTCACAGTGGACCTCGCCCTGTTCGGCAGAATGGTCACCAGCGAAGCATTCGTTAATGTCGAGGCGTCGTCCCAATTTGCTCACGCCATCAGCACCCACAAGGTCGATCACGAGTTTGACTACTTCACCGCCGTCGACGACCTTGAGCGCACGGCCGACGACCGAGCCGGTGCAGGTGCAGACATGATTGGTGATGTCGAGTTCAACTCCGCGTGTTACTACAAGTACTTCAACGTCCACGTGGAAGGGCTGATTGAGAACCTCACCGGTGAGGCTTTCAAGCGACCTGCGACGGACGAGGACAGGAGGAATGCCAGGGAAACGGCCGCGAAAGCAACGAAGGCCTTGATCGAAGCCGCCTGCCGGGTCACGCCAAGCGGGAAGCAAAACTCGTTTGCCGCCCACCAACCACCCTCCCTCGTCTGGATTGAAGTCCGCGACCAGAATCTTCCGGTGAGCTATGCCAACGCCTTCTCCGTCCCCGTTGATCCCAAAAAGGATATAGGGCTCGAAGGCAACTCCGCCACCAAGCTGAAGGAAGAGGCCGAGACCCTGGCCAAGATGTATGGTTTGGAAGCGCGCAATCGATGGTTGTTGGCCAAACGCGGAGAGCTGGATATTCTTGGAACTCGCTCGGCTGAATCTCTCAAGGTGATCCTCGACGAACTCGAGACGGTCGTGCGCAGTGGCTGA